A genomic segment from Cervus elaphus chromosome 14, mCerEla1.1, whole genome shotgun sequence encodes:
- the MYOG gene encoding myogenin, whose amino-acid sequence MAPSSWREGPQELGGWWQEQASSAPMELYETSPYFYQEPHFYDSVTGENYLPVHLQGFEPPGYERAELSLSPEARVPLEDKGLGPAEHCPGQCLPWACKVCKRKSVSVDRRRAATLREKRRLKKVNEAFEALKRSTLLNPNQRLPKVEILRSAIQYIERLQALLSSLNQEERDLRYRGGGGPQPGVPSECSSHSASCSPQWGSALEFGPNPGDHLLPADPIDAHNLHSLTSIVDSITVEDVAVAFPDETIPN is encoded by the exons ATGGCACCCAGCAGTTGGCGTGAGGGGCCGCAGGAGCTTGGGGGCTGGTGGCAGGAACAAGCCTCTTCTGCCCCCATGGAGCTGTATGAGACTTCTCCCTACTTCTATCAGGAGCCTCACTTCTATGACTCTGTGACAGGGGAGAACTACCTGCCTGTCCACCTCCAGGGCTTCGAGCCGCCAGGCTATGAGCGGGCTGAGCTCAGCCTGAGCCCTGAGGCTCGCGTGCCCCTTGAAGACAAGGGGCTGGGGCCCGCGGAGCACTGCCCGGGCCAGTGCCTGCCGTGGGCGTGTAAGGTGTGTAAGAGGAAGTCGGTGTCTGTGGACCGGCGGCGCGCCGCCACTCTGAGGGAGAAGCGCAGACTCAAGAAGGTGAATGAAGCCTTCGAGGCCCTCAAGAGGAGCACCCTGCTCAACCCCAACCAGCGGCTGCCCAAAGTGGAGATCCTGCGCAGCGCCATCCAGTACATAGAGCGCCTGCAGGCCCTGCTTAGCTCCCTCAACCAGGAGGAGCGTGATCTCCGCTACCGAGGTGGGGGCGGACCCCAGCCGGGG GTGCCCAGTGAATGCAGCTCCCATAGCGCCTCCTGCAGTCCACAGTGGGGCAGCGCACTGGAGTTTGGCCCCAACCCAGGGG ATCATCTGCTCCCAGCGGACCCTATAGACGCCCACAATCTGCACTCCCTCACCTCCATCGTGGACAGCATCACAGTGGAGGATGTCGCTGTGGCCTTCCCAGATGAAACCATACCAAACTGA